Within Spinacia oleracea cultivar Varoflay chromosome 4, BTI_SOV_V1, whole genome shotgun sequence, the genomic segment GTCTTAGTCAAAGTAAATATTAGTTAGCCTAATTTATGCCTATCAATTAGCCTAGATTTATTCCTTGTATGATGTATATATTTACAATCAATCAATGAAATCCTCAAGGAATTACATTATTTCATGGTAtcatttttttagggtttttttccCTTCTCCTTTCTCTCACCTTCTGTTGCCTTAATCTCACTGctccttctttttctttgtttttccgTCCATTTTCCATCGTATTTCATGGAGGAATCAAAGTTCCATCCAGTACTTGCCGTCACAAACATCAAGAACCACATTTCCATCTTTCTTGAGATTGAAACGGATCACTACACGGCATGGGCCGAACTTTTCAACTTCACGCAAGATCACATAAGGTGCTTGCTCATATCATTACTCCAGGCACAGGGAAAGAGAAATCCCTCATGACCGACGAGGAAAAGAAATTGTGGTCTACGCTTGATGCTACGGTCCTCCAATAGATCTATGCTACAATATCAACTGATATTTTTCTCACAGTTATTGAGCCCGACTCAAAGGCTATGGCAGCTTGGGATAGGTTACGTGACATATTTCAGGACAATCAAAATTCTTGTGTAGTTTTTCTCGAACATGACTTCGCTCATGTCAAAATAAGGGATTATCCCAACGCCACTTCTTATTGTCAACGTCTCAAATCATTGTCCGGTAAATTGAAGAGTGTAGAGGCTCCAACTTCTAAGAGTCGGCGCGTGCTTCAACTCGTATCTGGTCTCACATAGGCATACAACTATGTTGGCACGCAAATACGCTAGAGAAAACCCCTGCCTTCTTTCACCGAAGCCCGTTCCAGTCTCCGCCTTGAAGAGAAGGCACTTGCAGAGATGTTGGATGATTCACCTTCGGCTATGGTTGCAGCGTCTCCTAGGGAGTATGATGACTCCTCTTCTTATGGAGATAATCCGGGTCACAACTGCAGTCAGAACAAGAAAAGCACGGCGGTGGAGGTcgtggctcaggctcaggcagTGGCAACGCCGGACGGCGGTGGCGGTCGAGGCTCCGGCAACAACCAACCCACTGCTCCGGCATAACAACAGTGGCCATCACAACAACAATGGCAATGGGGGTGGATGGCACAATAGTCTCCCCCACCTCTCCCTTGTCCTTACCCTTCTTTTGGATGGGCTAGACCACCTGCACGCCCAACAAGAAGCTATGTCCAACCCTACCAGCAGCCTGGCATATTGGGCATGTTGTCCTATGTTGTTTTTGCTCCTCCGATTTTATGCACCAACGGATATTGAGTCGGCGATGCTCATCATGACCTTGAATCAACTCGATCCAAATTGGTACATGGACATCGGTGCTACTTCCCATATGACTTACGCCAATGGTACGctctcgttttattttaatttgagcAATCATAATACTGGTATTGTTGTTGGTAATGGTCATTCAGTTCCAATTCATGGCTGTGGTCATACTAGTTTGCCTCCCCCAAACCCTCCATTTGCTTAAAAAAATGTCCTTCATGCacccaaattaattaaaaatttaatatcAGTGCGTAACTTTACTACTGATAACTCTATGACTGTAGAATTTGATCGTTTTGGGTTTTCTGTGAAAGATTTTCAGACGGGGATGCCACTAATGAGATATGATACAAAAGGTGATCTTTATCCACTTTCCACCACCACAAATATTTCAATTTCTCCATCAACTTTTGTTGCATTATCCCAAAATCGTTGGCATGACCGTTTGGGACATCCGGGAGCTTctattttggattttcttagacCTAATAAAAGCATTGAATGTAATAAATCTAGTAGCACTAGAATTTGCCGTTCTTGCATCCTTGGTAAACACATTAAATTTCCGTTTGTTTCGTACTTTCGTCTAAGTCGTAAACTTTGTTGCCGTTTGATATAATTCACAATGATTTAAGGACATCTCCCGTTTTAAGTTCCATAGGGCATCGttattatgttcttttcttGGATGATTTTTCAAAGTATTTATGGACTTTCCCTTGGCTAAAAAAATCTAATGTATATGCAAAGTTTTTAGCTCTTAAGTCCCATATCCACACTCAATTTGAATGGAACATTAAATATGTCCAATGTGATAACGGGAGAGAATATGACAATGGTCATTTGGGGAAGTTTTGTGAGTCTAATGGGATGCCTTTCCGTCTTTCTTTTCCTCACACATCTTCACAAAATAGGAAAGCCGATAAGAAAATACACTTCATAAATAATATTACCAGAACTCTCCTTGCCCATGCCTCACTTCCGCCATCCTTTTGGCATCATGCTTCACAAATGGCTACATATCTTAAATGTTTTACCAAGAAAATTATTGATTCATGCATCTCCTCTCCAACTCTTTTACCAACGGAAACCTTCTTACTCTCATATTTGGGTTTTGGGGCACCTTTGTTATCCCTTATTTCCATCAACTTCCATCCACAAATTGCAGACTCGGTCTACACCATGTGGTTTTTTGGGCTATCCTTCGAACCACCGTGGCTACAAGTGTTATGATTTATCCTCCACTAAAATCACCATTTTTCCCCATGTCATATTTGATGAGACTAAGTTTTAGTTTGCAACATTCCATTACTCCTACCACACATTCCTACGATTTTTTGGATGATGGATTATCTCCATACCTTATCCAACATTTTCACTTTCAGACCACCCCTTTTGAGCAGCCCAGCCCACCTCAAGAAGAAAACGTGGGCCAACAGTATGAACCGGCCCAAGGTAACAACCCCTTGTTGCTTGTTCATCCATCGCATGGGCTCTCTGCTCATCATCCAACCCATATTAATCCTCTTCCTCAACCAGTGCCCACGGCCCAGCAGCTTTTTCGCCCAGCAATGCCCACTGCCCAACAACCTGTTAGTCCACCAATCTCACCTAGTTCCCATAATTCCTAGCAGCCCAATCCTCCTATTCCACCATAATCACGAATGGTCACCCGAAGCCAATGTGGTATAGTTAATCCCAAACGCAATTTTTAACTTGCATACCACGGTTACGAAATATCCTCTACCTCGTAATCCATTGGCTGCCCTTCGTAACCCTAATTAGAAAATAGCTACGAATGATGAATTTCTCTTATTACAAATAAGACGTAGGATTTGATACCCCATCCACCTAATGTGAATGTCTTTCGTTCTATGTGGATTTTCACTCATaaagaaaaatctaatggtGATTTTCAGAGGCATAAATCCCGTCTTGTAGGTGATAGAAAAACTCAACAGGTTGTCATTGATTATGGTGAGATATTCAGTCCGGTGGTGAAGCCGGCAACGATCCGCACTGTGCTAAGTCTTTCCTTGTCAAAAAATTAGCTCATTCATGAATTGGATGTCAAGAATTCTTTTCTTCATGGAGAACTTCAAGAAACAATGTATATGCATCAACCTATGGGTTATCGAGATCGGTCTCATCCTGACTATATTTGTTTATTGCGTAAGTCTTTGTATGGCCTTAAGTATGCACCAGGGGTATGGTACAAAAGGTTTGCCAATTTTGTTGCTTCCATTGGTTTTGTGAACAATCGGTCTGAAAATTCTTTTTTCATCTACCAAAAGGGTTCTGAAATGGCTTACATTTTATTATATGTTGATTATATTATTCCCACTACCTCATCAGATGCTTTGTGACTCTCTATTATGGCTCTCCTTGGCTTGGAATTTCCTATGAAGGACTTAGGTCCTTTAAAAACATTTCCGTGGTATTGTTGTGACCAGACACAAAGGTGGGTTGTTTTCTTTCACAACGCAAGTACTCGGAGGAGATCATTAAGCGTGCAGGTATGTCGTCATCTAAGCCGAATTTGACTCCGGTGGACGTTAAACCGAAGGTTAGTACTACTTtttgttgggttatgatacatatgacaaaacataaatcatgcggaaaaaccataaagccaggaaacatattattcacacataatcatttagcataattcagatgcatacactttgttgcgtgcccttcctagctgcgcccgaaccgaacaagaacaagtctttaggactccaagtgtcgtccctccgtagatattccacagcacgtccggatccgccttaagcttgaccaactagaatcgcccttaaggttgcttaggaatttcggctatttaggtgcaagtgtatggctgatttttcttcaaaatcttacctttagaatacttcaattgtatctataaattatgaccctaggctcctatttatagaggtatggaaaaggaattataatcctactaggatttggatttattaattagaatccaacttgaactctaaataataaatttaatctattaggattaggatttaatcaatacacgaattccgataggattaggattcgttacgaacatgagcatcgtatggccacgagcatcgcaccacccgcgcaggccttgcggcccacacgagcagtcgctgctcgcagcccaacagcacgctcagcgtgcgcgcgccaaaggccttgctgggcctggcgaggctgtggcagctccatgttgggcgctcggcttgctgggagcgggcctggcttcgtgctgggccttcgtctagcaagcctcgtccgatgctaattcgtacgatgcgcttccgattaaattcccggttccggaattcatttccgatacaaacaatatttaatatttccgattccggaattaatttccgtttcgaacaaatatttaatatttccgtttccggaatttccgattccgataatatttccgattctgacaatatttccgtttccggcaatatttccgtttctaataatattttccgatacgtaccatgtttccgtttccggcaacatctacgacttggataatatttatatttccgatatgatccatatttccgtttccggcaatatcatcgttttcggagtattcatttcttgcttgtgacgatctcagctcccactgaaaccaagatccgtcgattccgaatatccatagatggagtatttcatgccattaaatacttgatccgtttacgtactatttgtgtgaccctacgggttcagtcaagagtaagctgtggattaacatcattaattccacttgaactgaagcggcctctagctaggcattcagctcacttgatctcactgaattattaacttgttaattaataccgaaccgcatttattagacttaatagtatatgcatacttggaccaagggcattatttccttcagtgtcccacttgtccttagggacaagtgtgcattacctaattcctttgtcgctcgatgcttgctcttgaacataaggtaagagttgtcatccttattatgtccagaggtgttcctcggtttcagagttcaactgatcaaataaacgataatcatagcctatgattcatccgagcacggccatgcatttcacagtttctagctctccgagtggccttgtacaacttttaagcatctcatcccgatttatgggaggacaatcccaatcttgtgatcttgagattagacttcgtttgataggtgattacctgagcgttgcctttatagcctccttttacggtgcgacggttggtcaacgtcaaagcaaccagttctcaaacaagtaatctcaaatcactcaggtattgaggatttagtgtctaataattttaatgaaatttacttatgacagattctcatctcttacagtaaagtttcataggtctgtccgatactagtcttcccaaagtaagtatctatgcaaatgattacgacattgccatgtccacatagttcaagaaacagaactactagtcatcttgcattctagtcgtcaaacgttttctatgcgtccaattttatagaaaactccgaccagggaccattttcaacttttgacattcaagttcacttgatagacatttcttagtcacaggactggtcctgacagtctatcttgaatatttcgtcaaattgaagggactcatcatttaatactaaaccaagattaaatggaatatgaaaatatatttcatatatgataaatgttcaaccccattgttttacaaccatgggcctcaaacccatctttaaaacagttcatggaattcaaagctatgcttgatttccagtgctacaacgtgagtgttgcttctcacttgttgcataggtttagt encodes:
- the LOC130471331 gene encoding uncharacterized protein, coding for MAAWDRLRDIFQDNQNSCVVFLEHDFAHVKIRDYPNATSYCQRLKSLSGKLKSRKPLPSFTEARSSLRLEEKALAEMLDDSPSAMVAASPREYDDSSSYGDNPGHNCSQNKKSTAVEVVAQAQAVATPDGGGGRGSGNNQPTAPA